GATTATGTAGAGTTTACGGTGCCATTAACTCATTAAGTCAAAATCACACATACATTTCAAAAAGAGTGTGAACATCCACCCGATATGAGTAAACCCTAAACCATGCTATATACCCATATTCAGGATTGTGGGGGAGGCTTGTCGAAAATCTCGAGAATAACCGATGGGCAGCTTGTTACGAGATGCTTGAATCCATCTGTTTCTTTGACACCTTGGCGGACATCTCGGGAAGACAAAAATTCAAGACATGCCCTTTTCAGGTGCACGCAGTGGTGTTGCTCCGCTAGAGCGAGGGTCGTTGCGACGGTTTGCACGCCGATGCTTCGACGCAATTTCCCTTCGCATATCGCCATTAACCTATCGACTCCGTATCGATCCGCGGCAACCAGCAGGTGCTGCATCTCTGTGTGTCTATCATCCGCATGTCGGTCATCCGGCAGAGAATCCGTGTAGATGAAGTGGAGGAGTGCCTCCAAGATGGAGGGTTCCATGCCATCGATCTTGATGCTCTGCGCCAGAGTCTCATTCATCTTACCAAAGAGCTCAGCCTTAAACACCGGGGACCTTGCGGAGAGCACACATCTATGCGCGAAGAACGACTGGCCTGCGACGGTCAAGGTCATGTCCGCGCCTTCCCCACCCTTCAACATATCTAGGAAGTGTTTGTGCAGGTTGGAATGCGGGAGCGGGGCGACGGCCGTGTGCACATCTTCTGCCTGATGCTTTTTGATGACAGTCAAGACACATCTGACTGTGAAGGAGTCCCCGGTGAGGGCAAGCTGCTGTCGCAGCTTTGATTTCTCGACAAACTTTTCAAAGCCCCAATAGCCGGTGGTACTATGGAAAGTATGTTGTATGCTACCTTGGGATCCCTGGGTAGTAAGGTTGGATACTCTACCATGTTGGTCCAGCAATGTCAAGGTGGAAGGTAAGCTTTTTTCAAAAAGGGTGACGCTATGCGTCCGCCGGCGGATGTTTAGATTTTATCCGTCGTCTTGACGGCCATTGGATGCCCGAACTGATAGCCGTCCGATCTAATGTCCACGTCCTGCATGTTCGCTCTTTATTTCCCGCAACGAACGCTCTGTTGCGGAAACAACACTTTATCCCCCGGCCTCGACAGAGTCGCGCCTTGCACGGCGCCAGCACCAACCCACCGCAAAATCAGCCCGCCGCTGGTGTGCAGGAACTAAAttgaagtttctgcaacactatgGCGCACCATGTTGGATCTGACGCAAATTGAGCTCACCGAGGGGGGCTGCTTCGAGAACAGTCGCGGCCTCTAGTCTAGCATGACGGCGACGAGCTCCCACGCTTGGCACTCCTTTGACGATTTATGCAACTGAAGCTATGTTTCTGAAACATGCGTCGTGTTGAAATGCTTGGCCTCGTACGCTCTAACATCGTGTGCTCCTCCAACGCTTTCTTCAACCGGGGCTATGTTTCTGAAGCAAGACCCATGTTGCAGGAAAAAAACTTCGCTGCCGAaccatttttttttgaaacaagaccTGCGTTGCAGAAACTTTTTAAAACCAGATCCTATTGCTAAAATAAACTTCACAACTGAATTGTTTTTTATTTCTGAAACAAGATCATTGTTGCAGAAACCGCCGATCTCTGATTCGTACCTGCGTGAGTCGTCGCCGATCCCGAGCAAGTCGTCTTCGCCACCGCGATGGATAAGGCATGGTGGCCCAACGCTTTGCGCCGCCGCGCCCGTCCGCCGGCTCCCAAATCCATCCGCTCGACCTCTAATCCAGACGAGCCCCGAAACCCGCCTATTGTTACCCAGTTGCAGGAATGACTGTCTTGAAACAACAAGTGAGCTGCAAGAAACTGACGCGGCTTCCCGACGAGGCCCGAAACCCCTTGCTGTTACCCGGTTGCATGAATGATTATCTTGAAACAACAGGTGAGTTGCAGGAAAACAGACGCGGCTTCGGCGGACACAGGGATGCTGTTGACCGTCTGATTAACA
The window above is part of the Triticum aestivum cultivar Chinese Spring chromosome 2A, IWGSC CS RefSeq v2.1, whole genome shotgun sequence genome. Proteins encoded here:
- the LOC123191912 gene encoding BTB/POZ and MATH domain-containing protein 1-like — encoded protein: MGLGERRGSSAVYRDIEGSQGSIQHTFHSTTGYWGFEKFVEKSKLRQQLALTGDSFTVRCVLTVIKKHQAEDVHTAVAPLPHSNLHKHFLDMLKGGEGADMTLTVAGQSFFAHRCVLSARSPVFKAELFGKMNETLAQSIKIDGMEPSILEALLHFIYTDSLPDDRHADDRHTEMQHLLVAADRYGVDRLMAICEGKLRRSIGVQTVATTLALAEQHHCVHLKRACLEFLSSRDVRQGVKETDGFKHLVTSCPSVILEIFDKPPPQS